The following are encoded in a window of Bos indicus isolate NIAB-ARS_2022 breed Sahiwal x Tharparkar chromosome 7, NIAB-ARS_B.indTharparkar_mat_pri_1.0, whole genome shotgun sequence genomic DNA:
- the SEMA6B gene encoding semaphorin-6B isoform X1 has product MRTPRGPPSRPALLLLLLLLGGAHGLFPEEPPPLSVAPRDYLNHYPVFVGSGPGRLTPSEDADDLNIQRVLRVNRTLFIGGRDNLYRVELEPPTSTEMRYQRKLTWRSNPSDINVCRMKGKQEGECRNFVKVLLLRDESTLFVCGSNAFNPVCANYSMDTLQPLRDNISGMARCPYDPKHANVALFSEGMLFTATVTDFLAIDAVIYRSLGDRPTLRTVKHDSKWFKEPYFVHAVEWGSHIYFFFREIAMEFNYLEKVVVSRVARVCKNDMGGSPRVLEKQWTSFLKARLNCSVPGDSHFYFNVLQAVTGVVSLGGRPVVLAVFSTPSNSIPGSAVCAFDMTQVAAVFEGRFREQKSPESIWTPVPEDQVPRPRPGCCAAPGMQYNASSAFPDEILNFVKTHPLMDEAVPSLGHAPWIVRTLMRHQLTRVAVDVGAGPWGNQTVIFLGSEAGTVLKFLVWPNASASGTTGPSVFLEEFETYRPDRCGRSGDGETGQRLLSLELDAASGGLLAAFPRCVVRVPVARCQQYSGCMKNCIGSQDPYCGWAPDGSCVFLSPGTRATFEQDVSGTSTSGLGDCTGLLRASLSEERAGLVSVNLLVTSSVAAFVVGAVVSGFSVGWYVGLRERRELARRKDKEAILAHGGGEAVLSVSRLGERRAGGPGGRAGGGGGGPGGPPEALLAPLMQNGWTKATLLQGGPHDLDSGLLPTPEQTPLPQKRLPTPHPHTLGPRAWEHGPALLTASASSSLLLLAPGRAPEPPPAPGEPAAPDARLFTARPGRASHGDFPLTPHASPDRRRVVSAPTGPSDPSSSTDGFPRPWSPPPTGSLRRPGAHAPPAAALRRTHTINSGEARPRGRHARPVTDLAHLLSYGGPDRTAPPVP; this is encoded by the exons GGACAACCTGTACCGGGTGGAGCTGGAGCCCCCCACCTCAACGGAAATGCGGTACCAGCGG AAGCTGACCTGGCGCTCCAACCCCAGCGACATCAACGTGTGTCGGATGAAGGGCAAGCAGGAG GGCGAGTGTCGAAATTTTGTAAAGGTGCTTCTACTTCGGGACGAATCCACTCTCTTCGTGTGTGGTTCCAATGCCTTCAACCCCGTGTGTGCCAACTACAGC atGGACACACTGCAGCCCCTCCGGGACAACATCAGCGGCATGGCCCGCTGCCCATATGACCCCAAACACGCCAACGTTGCCCTCTTCTCTG AAGGGATGCTCTTCACAGCCACCGTTACCGACTTCCTCGCCATCGATGCCGTCATCTACCGCAGTCTCGGGGACCGGCCCACTCTGCGCACGGTGAAACACGACTCCAAGTGGTTCAAAG AGCCATACTTTGTCCACGCGGTGGAGTGGGGCAGccacatctatttcttcttccgGGAGATCGCAATGGAGTTTAACTACCTGGAGAAG GTGGTGGTGTCGCGTGTGGCCCGAGTCTGCAAGAATGACATGGGCGGCTCTCCTCGCGTGCTGGAGAAGCAGTGGACATCATTCCTGAAGGCGAGGCTCAACTGCTCTGTGCCGGGGGACTCTCACTTCTACTTCAACGTGCTGCAGGCTGTCACAGGCGTGGTCAGCCTGGGGGGCCGGCCTGTGGTCCTTGCTGTTTTCTCCACGCCCAGCAACAG CATCCCCGGCTCAGCTGTCTGCGCCTTTGACATGACACAGGTGGCTGCCGTGTTTGAGGGCCGCTTCCGTGAGCAGAAGTCCCCTGAGTCCATCTGGACACCCGTGCCAGAGGATCAGGTGCCGCGGCCCCG GCCCGGGTGCTGCGCAGCTCCTGGCATGCAGTACAATGCCTCGAGCGCCTTCCCAGACGAGATCCTCAACTTTGTCAAGACACACCCCCTGATGGACGAGGCCGTGCCCTCCCTGGGCCACGCACCCTGGATCGTTCGGACTCTGATGCG GCACCAGCTGACACGAGTGGCTGTGGACGTGGGCGCCGGCCCCTGGGGCAACCAGACTGTTATCTTCCTCGGGTCTGAGGCAGGCACGGTCCTCAAGTTCCTTGTCTGGCCCAACGCCAGTGCCTCGGGTACCACGGGACCCAGTGTCTTCCTGGAGGAATTTGAGACCTACCGGCCTGACAG GTGTGGACGGTCTGGAGATGGCGAGACAGGGCAGCGGCTGCTGAGCCTGGAGCTGGATGCGGCCTCAGGCGGCCTGCTGGCAGCCTTCCCCCGCTGTGTGGTCCGAGTGCCCGTGGCGCGCTGCCAGCAATACTCAGGATGCATGAA GAACTGCATTGGTAGTCAGGACCCCTACTGCGGGTGGGCCCCGGATGGCTCCTGTGTCTTCCTGAGCCCTGGCACCAG AGCCACCTTTGAGCAGGATGTGTCTGGGACCAGCACTTCAGGCTTAGGGGACTGCACAG GACTCCTGCGCGCCAGCCTCTCGGAGGAGCGCGCTGGGCTGGTGTCGGTGAACCTGCTGGTGACGTCGTCGGTGGCGGCCTTCGTGGTGGGCGCCGTGGTGTCCGGCTTCAGCGTGGGCTGGTACGTGGGGCTCCGCGAGCGGCGCGAACTGGCCCGCCGCAAGGACAAGGAAGCCATCCTGGCACACGGGGGCGGCGAGGCCGTGCTGAGTGTCAGCCGCCTGGGCGAGCGCCGGGCGGGCGGCCCCGGAGGCCgggccgggggcggcggcggcgggcccgGGGGTCCCCCGGAGGCTCTGCTGGCGCCCCTGATGCAGAACGGCTGGACCAAGGCTACGCTGCTGCAGGGCGGACCCCACGACCTGGACTCTGGGCTGCTGCCCACGCCCGAGCAGACGCCGCTGCCCCAGAAGCGCTTGCCCACCCCGCACCCGCACACCCTGGGCCCCCGCGCCTGGGAACACGGCCCGGCGCTGCTCACGGCCTCCGCCTCGTCCTCGCTCCTGCTGCTGGCCCCCGGCCGCGCCCCTGAGCCGCCCCCCGCGCCGGGCGAGCCGGCGGCCCCCGACGCCCGCCTCTTCACCGCGCGCCCGGGCCGCGCCTCCCACGGCGACTTCCCGCTTACCCCCCACGCCAGCCCGGACCGCCGGCGGGTGGTGTCGGCGCCCACGGGCCCCTCGGACCCCAGCTCGTCCACCGACGGCTTCCCGCGGCCCTGGAGCCCGCCGCCCACAGGCAGTCTCCGGAGACCAGGCGCGCACGCCCCACCGGCCGCCGCGCTGCGCCGCACGCACACGATCAACAGCGGCGAGGCCCGGCCCCGCGGCCGCCACGCCCGGCCGGTCACGGACTTGGCCCACCTGCTCTCCTACGGAGGCCCCGACAGGACTGCGCCCCCCGTGCCCTAG
- the SEMA6B gene encoding semaphorin-6B isoform X2, which translates to MRYQRKLTWRSNPSDINVCRMKGKQEGECRNFVKVLLLRDESTLFVCGSNAFNPVCANYSMDTLQPLRDNISGMARCPYDPKHANVALFSEGMLFTATVTDFLAIDAVIYRSLGDRPTLRTVKHDSKWFKEPYFVHAVEWGSHIYFFFREIAMEFNYLEKVVVSRVARVCKNDMGGSPRVLEKQWTSFLKARLNCSVPGDSHFYFNVLQAVTGVVSLGGRPVVLAVFSTPSNSIPGSAVCAFDMTQVAAVFEGRFREQKSPESIWTPVPEDQVPRPRPGCCAAPGMQYNASSAFPDEILNFVKTHPLMDEAVPSLGHAPWIVRTLMRHQLTRVAVDVGAGPWGNQTVIFLGSEAGTVLKFLVWPNASASGTTGPSVFLEEFETYRPDRCGRSGDGETGQRLLSLELDAASGGLLAAFPRCVVRVPVARCQQYSGCMKNCIGSQDPYCGWAPDGSCVFLSPGTRATFEQDVSGTSTSGLGDCTGLLRASLSEERAGLVSVNLLVTSSVAAFVVGAVVSGFSVGWYVGLRERRELARRKDKEAILAHGGGEAVLSVSRLGERRAGGPGGRAGGGGGGPGGPPEALLAPLMQNGWTKATLLQGGPHDLDSGLLPTPEQTPLPQKRLPTPHPHTLGPRAWEHGPALLTASASSSLLLLAPGRAPEPPPAPGEPAAPDARLFTARPGRASHGDFPLTPHASPDRRRVVSAPTGPSDPSSSTDGFPRPWSPPPTGSLRRPGAHAPPAAALRRTHTINSGEARPRGRHARPVTDLAHLLSYGGPDRTAPPVP; encoded by the exons ATGCGGTACCAGCGG AAGCTGACCTGGCGCTCCAACCCCAGCGACATCAACGTGTGTCGGATGAAGGGCAAGCAGGAG GGCGAGTGTCGAAATTTTGTAAAGGTGCTTCTACTTCGGGACGAATCCACTCTCTTCGTGTGTGGTTCCAATGCCTTCAACCCCGTGTGTGCCAACTACAGC atGGACACACTGCAGCCCCTCCGGGACAACATCAGCGGCATGGCCCGCTGCCCATATGACCCCAAACACGCCAACGTTGCCCTCTTCTCTG AAGGGATGCTCTTCACAGCCACCGTTACCGACTTCCTCGCCATCGATGCCGTCATCTACCGCAGTCTCGGGGACCGGCCCACTCTGCGCACGGTGAAACACGACTCCAAGTGGTTCAAAG AGCCATACTTTGTCCACGCGGTGGAGTGGGGCAGccacatctatttcttcttccgGGAGATCGCAATGGAGTTTAACTACCTGGAGAAG GTGGTGGTGTCGCGTGTGGCCCGAGTCTGCAAGAATGACATGGGCGGCTCTCCTCGCGTGCTGGAGAAGCAGTGGACATCATTCCTGAAGGCGAGGCTCAACTGCTCTGTGCCGGGGGACTCTCACTTCTACTTCAACGTGCTGCAGGCTGTCACAGGCGTGGTCAGCCTGGGGGGCCGGCCTGTGGTCCTTGCTGTTTTCTCCACGCCCAGCAACAG CATCCCCGGCTCAGCTGTCTGCGCCTTTGACATGACACAGGTGGCTGCCGTGTTTGAGGGCCGCTTCCGTGAGCAGAAGTCCCCTGAGTCCATCTGGACACCCGTGCCAGAGGATCAGGTGCCGCGGCCCCG GCCCGGGTGCTGCGCAGCTCCTGGCATGCAGTACAATGCCTCGAGCGCCTTCCCAGACGAGATCCTCAACTTTGTCAAGACACACCCCCTGATGGACGAGGCCGTGCCCTCCCTGGGCCACGCACCCTGGATCGTTCGGACTCTGATGCG GCACCAGCTGACACGAGTGGCTGTGGACGTGGGCGCCGGCCCCTGGGGCAACCAGACTGTTATCTTCCTCGGGTCTGAGGCAGGCACGGTCCTCAAGTTCCTTGTCTGGCCCAACGCCAGTGCCTCGGGTACCACGGGACCCAGTGTCTTCCTGGAGGAATTTGAGACCTACCGGCCTGACAG GTGTGGACGGTCTGGAGATGGCGAGACAGGGCAGCGGCTGCTGAGCCTGGAGCTGGATGCGGCCTCAGGCGGCCTGCTGGCAGCCTTCCCCCGCTGTGTGGTCCGAGTGCCCGTGGCGCGCTGCCAGCAATACTCAGGATGCATGAA GAACTGCATTGGTAGTCAGGACCCCTACTGCGGGTGGGCCCCGGATGGCTCCTGTGTCTTCCTGAGCCCTGGCACCAG AGCCACCTTTGAGCAGGATGTGTCTGGGACCAGCACTTCAGGCTTAGGGGACTGCACAG GACTCCTGCGCGCCAGCCTCTCGGAGGAGCGCGCTGGGCTGGTGTCGGTGAACCTGCTGGTGACGTCGTCGGTGGCGGCCTTCGTGGTGGGCGCCGTGGTGTCCGGCTTCAGCGTGGGCTGGTACGTGGGGCTCCGCGAGCGGCGCGAACTGGCCCGCCGCAAGGACAAGGAAGCCATCCTGGCACACGGGGGCGGCGAGGCCGTGCTGAGTGTCAGCCGCCTGGGCGAGCGCCGGGCGGGCGGCCCCGGAGGCCgggccgggggcggcggcggcgggcccgGGGGTCCCCCGGAGGCTCTGCTGGCGCCCCTGATGCAGAACGGCTGGACCAAGGCTACGCTGCTGCAGGGCGGACCCCACGACCTGGACTCTGGGCTGCTGCCCACGCCCGAGCAGACGCCGCTGCCCCAGAAGCGCTTGCCCACCCCGCACCCGCACACCCTGGGCCCCCGCGCCTGGGAACACGGCCCGGCGCTGCTCACGGCCTCCGCCTCGTCCTCGCTCCTGCTGCTGGCCCCCGGCCGCGCCCCTGAGCCGCCCCCCGCGCCGGGCGAGCCGGCGGCCCCCGACGCCCGCCTCTTCACCGCGCGCCCGGGCCGCGCCTCCCACGGCGACTTCCCGCTTACCCCCCACGCCAGCCCGGACCGCCGGCGGGTGGTGTCGGCGCCCACGGGCCCCTCGGACCCCAGCTCGTCCACCGACGGCTTCCCGCGGCCCTGGAGCCCGCCGCCCACAGGCAGTCTCCGGAGACCAGGCGCGCACGCCCCACCGGCCGCCGCGCTGCGCCGCACGCACACGATCAACAGCGGCGAGGCCCGGCCCCGCGGCCGCCACGCCCGGCCGGTCACGGACTTGGCCCACCTGCTCTCCTACGGAGGCCCCGACAGGACTGCGCCCCCCGTGCCCTAG